The Chondrinema litorale genomic interval AACAAATACTACTTTTGGTCCTGGTGGTAAATAAGCATATCCACCTACTTCAACTCCATTTTTGTAAATTTCATTAGGAAAGAAAACATTTATCGTATTATTATCTGCATATGCATTTCTAAGCAAATATTCTTGTTCTGCGGAAAAATCATAAAATTGATCGTCATCTATATAAGTTACATTATCTATATAGAACTGAATATTTACTCTGCTAAAATACCAATTAGTAGCTTTTACATCATGCTCAATGTCTTGTAGTTGGGTTACACTCGTTCCACTTGATGTTCTAATCAAAAAAATCTTTAATGCTATATATGTGATATTTTCTTTATCTATTAATGCCTCTAGATCTTCTGCAGAAGTAGACTTAAGTCTTAATGACATTAATTGCTCGGGCGTAGGTGAAACCGTACCACAAGACATTTGTGCCTTACTTAGGTTGGAAAATAATAGAATGACTAGTGTTATGTTAATTAGATTGATCGGACTCTTCATTCTCGAAACGTTTCAGTTAGTAATATTACTATTGTAAAATTGTATTGTAATTTCACGCAAGTTTCTTATACCTAATTTAATTTATTTTCTTTTATTTATAATACAGAACATTACATGTTAACGTTTATTTACAATTTATTGAATGTAATCAATTGAATTGCAGCAACTTACATTCATTCTTCTTTTCCTAAACAAATTATAACCTCTATGTAATGTTTGTTGCATATTATTGCACAAATTTTCTGCCTTTCATAAATTGAAGTAAAAGGTTTTTTACATTTTTTCTTTTAGAATATCCTTTTCTATAATTTTTCCCATTAAACTCTGGATTGATTCGAAATTGATTATATTCCAACTATGAATGAAATTAAATTGTTTGAAAGCCAAGAGATTAGATCAGTTTACCATAATGATGAGTGGTATTTTGTTGTAGTCGATGTTGTATCCGCCCTTACAGAAAGTAAAGATTCATCTCAATATATAAGAAGACTCCGCCAAAGAGACGAAGAACTAAATAAAGGGTGGGTACAAATTGTACTCCCCCTTTCAGTAGAAACAAAAGGAGGCAAACAAAAAATTAACTGTGCAAATAAAGAAGGTATTTTTAGAATAATACAATCGATTCCTTCTAAAAAGGCAGAACCATTTAAACGTTGGTTGGCAAAAACAGCTAGTGATGTAATTGACGAAAAAACAAATAAAAGACTAGCTGCCTATAAAAAACTAAAGGAATCTCAAAAACGGCTTTTGCTTAATGTAAAAGAAAGAGGTGTTGATGAAGAAGGTTTTAAAAAAATAGTTGAAGATGGTGATAGTTCTTTGTTTGGAGGAATCGATGTAAAACAAAAATACCAGATTGAAGATGAGGAAAACGCAGATGATTTTATGAATTCTCTTCTTCTTTATGGAAAAGGATTTGCCACAGAAATTACTAATCATAACACAAGCAAAGAAAATTTGCAAGGCGAAAACGACATCTCCAACGAGCATCAATCTAATAACGATTTAATACGAAGTAACCTTCTTCAAAAAAATATAATCCCTGAAGACTTACCACCTGAGGAAAAATTGAAGCAATCTCAACTTGAAAAAAAGAAACAGAATAAATTAGATAAATAGCTACTTAAAGTAAAACTTTAAGTGATTTAGTTATACTTATAATAAAAAAAAGAAACATCAACCATTATAAGATTTACCTAAATTGTTGTTTTATAAATAGTTTTAATAGTTTATTGTTTTACTTTGTATAACTATTTGACAATCAAACTTTTAAGTTATTTAATAACGACAGCATTAAGGCTTAATAACGACACAGATAAGGTTTAATAGCGACAAGAATAAGGTAAGTAACGACAGTGGTAAGGTATAACAACGACAGAAATAAGTAATCCAAACGACAGTGATAAGGAATGAACGACATTAGTAAGGATTCTAGTTTTAAGCCCAAATTCCCCTCTTTTTTATATTCTAAAGCACATTAGAGAGTATTTTTAAGCCATAAAACTGCTTTTTGGGTTAAGACATTCTCACATTTTTGATTAATTACTTGATTTAACAACGACAGAATTCAGGAAATGAATTATATAAATGACTTAAAGTATTGAATAACGACAAAATTAAGGATGTAACGACAGTTTTAAGGGTTTAAATTTTGACATAAACTTGTAATCTTAAATTAAGTTTTACTTTAACAACGACAAGATTAAGGCTAAGACAAAAAAGTGATCTCTATTAACGACAGAATTAAGGAGATTACATCTAGAAAGATTTATTCACTATAAGTAATAACGACAGTTTTAAGGAGAGTTAAAATTGGTTTCAATCACAAAGAATTTTTGAGATGCGTTTAAACATGCAGAATGCAAGTTTAGCAAAACAACGACAGAATTAAGGTAATCCAAAGAAATTGATATTTCACTCAAAAACATTAAACAACGACACAAATAAGGCATTTTTAATGAATGTATTTTGAGTAGAAAAAAACAACGACATCTTTTATTTTGTCGTTGTTTTTTTGTTAACTTGCCCAAAATTTCAGGCTATAAAATGTCAAAATCAAATCCAAATCTAGTAGTAAAAAGTAACAAGCTTATTAATGCGAGGTTGAATAATTTAACTTTGTCGCAGTTTCGCTTTTTTGAAGTACTGGTTGCTCAGTTGGATAAAGATCAGCCTGATTTTGTAAAGCAGCGAGTGTACTTAAGAGATTTTGTGGAGAACATTGGTACTAAAAATAAAAATGAATACCAACGAGCGAGAGAAATTACCAAGTCGCTCATGAAGCATGTAATCGAGATTTTTGAAGACCCAAAAATCCGTCAGGTAAACTTGTTTCATGAAATTGTGTACGATAAAGACCTACCCTACATCGAAGCTGTTTTTCATCCAAGACTTGTGCCCTACTTGTTGCAACTTAAAGAGAAGTTTACATCTTACGACATAAGAAATGTACTGCCGCTGAGTAGCGTATATGCGATGCAGATGTATCAGTTATTAAAGCAGTATGCAAATTTGGGAACACGTACATTTAAATTGGAAGAGTTAAAGAAAG includes:
- a CDS encoding BRO family protein: MNEIKLFESQEIRSVYHNDEWYFVVVDVVSALTESKDSSQYIRRLRQRDEELNKGWVQIVLPLSVETKGGKQKINCANKEGIFRIIQSIPSKKAEPFKRWLAKTASDVIDEKTNKRLAAYKKLKESQKRLLLNVKERGVDEEGFKKIVEDGDSSLFGGIDVKQKYQIEDEENADDFMNSLLLYGKGFATEITNHNTSKENLQGENDISNEHQSNNDLIRSNLLQKNIIPEDLPPEEKLKQSQLEKKKQNKLDK